One window of Desulfarculus baarsii DSM 2075 genomic DNA carries:
- a CDS encoding rhodanese-like domain-containing protein: MVKLIALLKKCGVILMLSWLCAVIFNAVMPQGVGFMPDELLKPLWRPATMLDTWELFKNGAMFIDSRSSQEYEQGHIPWAFNFSPMQAEMMGDMLAPAMVKDQEIVVYGRTASRWPAAVVAQMMRKKGFHKIYVMDASFEQWAQAGYPHNAEAYTP, translated from the coding sequence GTGGTCAAGCTTATAGCGCTTTTGAAAAAATGCGGCGTCATCCTCATGCTGTCCTGGCTGTGCGCGGTGATCTTCAACGCGGTCATGCCCCAGGGCGTCGGCTTCATGCCCGATGAGTTGCTCAAGCCCCTGTGGCGGCCAGCCACCATGCTAGACACCTGGGAGCTGTTCAAAAACGGCGCCATGTTCATCGATTCGCGGTCTTCGCAGGAATACGAGCAAGGCCATATCCCGTGGGCCTTCAACTTCTCGCCCATGCAGGCCGAGATGATGGGCGACATGCTGGCCCCGGCCATGGTCAAGGACCAGGAGATCGTCGTTTACGGCCGCACGGCCAGCCGTTGGCCGGCCGCCGTGGTGGCCCAGATGATGCGCAAGAAGGGCTTTCACAAGATCTATGTCATGGACGCCTCGTTCGAGCAATGGGCGCAGGCAGGCTATCCCCACAACGCAGAGGCGTATACGCCATGA
- a CDS encoding (2Fe-2S)-binding protein has product MAKKLVEININGLVRELAVEPWASLAELLRDQLGLTGVKIGCNRGHCGGCTVLLDGKPVSSCLVLAVEADKREVLTAEGLLADEAKAAPLLEALAGAGLAADPFAAPGLTLAAHAALKERKGGAIGRARADIAGNIVAGLGYDQIAQALGDGEKEGR; this is encoded by the coding sequence TTGGCAAAAAAACTCGTGGAAATAAACATTAACGGCTTGGTGCGCGAACTGGCCGTGGAGCCGTGGGCCAGCCTGGCCGAGCTGCTGCGCGACCAACTTGGCCTGACCGGCGTCAAGATCGGCTGCAACCGTGGCCACTGCGGCGGCTGCACGGTGCTGTTGGACGGCAAGCCGGTCAGTTCGTGCCTGGTGCTGGCCGTGGAGGCCGACAAGCGTGAGGTGCTCACCGCCGAGGGCCTGCTGGCCGACGAGGCCAAGGCCGCGCCGCTTCTGGAGGCCCTGGCCGGAGCGGGCCTGGCCGCCGACCCCTTCGCCGCCCCCGGCCTGACGCTGGCCGCCCACGCCGCCCTCAAGGAGCGCAAGGGCGGGGCGATCGGCCGCGCCCGCGCCGACATCGCCGGCAACATCGTGGCCGGGCTGGGCTACGACCAGATCGCCCAGGCCCTGGGCGACGGCGAAAAGGAGGGCCGCTGA
- a CDS encoding sodium ion-translocating decarboxylase subunit beta — MGGFESIISYHDGVLKILNVQMGFVNLDLPHTIMIVVGLAFIFMAIKKEWEPYELLPIGAGMILANLPLTGLATLPAPGQADGTAGVLGIILKYGLYTWTILPQFIFFGIGALTDFSPLIANPRAFLLGAAAQIGIYCAFLGALAVGIFVPEWGFNLKEACSIGIIGGADGPTTIYTTGLLAPDIMGITATAAYSYMAMVAFIQPPIIKLLTSKAERATYMKPTLRPVSRAERVMFPVMAMLVIILLIPKSAPLVGFLLLGNLFRESGVVERLSHTAQNELINIITILLMLGIGASMPAERVMEPRTLLVLFLGLAAFSFGTAGGVLFGKIMAKFSKDPFNPMLGAAGVSAVPMSARIVHNMGQEANKRNFLLMHAMGPNVAGVIGSAVAGGYFLGLFIDF; from the coding sequence ATGGGCGGCTTTGAAAGCATCATCTCCTATCACGACGGGGTGCTCAAGATTCTCAACGTCCAGATGGGCTTCGTGAATCTGGACCTGCCCCACACCATCATGATCGTCGTCGGCCTGGCCTTCATCTTCATGGCCATCAAAAAAGAGTGGGAGCCCTACGAGCTGCTGCCCATCGGCGCGGGCATGATCCTGGCCAACCTGCCCCTGACCGGCTTGGCCACCCTGCCGGCCCCGGGCCAAGCCGACGGCACCGCCGGCGTGCTGGGCATTATCCTCAAATACGGCCTTTACACCTGGACGATCCTGCCCCAGTTCATCTTTTTCGGCATCGGCGCGCTGACCGACTTCAGCCCGCTGATCGCCAACCCCCGGGCCTTTTTGCTGGGCGCGGCGGCCCAAATCGGCATCTACTGCGCCTTCCTGGGCGCGCTGGCCGTGGGAATTTTCGTGCCGGAGTGGGGCTTCAACCTCAAGGAGGCCTGCTCCATCGGCATCATCGGCGGCGCCGACGGCCCCACGACCATCTACACCACCGGCCTGTTGGCCCCCGACATCATGGGCATCACCGCCACGGCGGCCTATTCCTACATGGCCATGGTCGCCTTCATCCAGCCGCCGATCATCAAGCTGCTCACCTCCAAGGCCGAGCGAGCCACCTACATGAAGCCGACCCTGCGGCCGGTCAGCCGGGCCGAACGGGTGATGTTCCCGGTCATGGCCATGTTGGTGATCATCCTGCTCATCCCCAAGAGCGCGCCGCTGGTGGGCTTTTTGCTGCTGGGCAACCTCTTCCGTGAATCCGGCGTGGTCGAGCGTCTGAGCCACACGGCCCAGAACGAACTGATCAACATCATCACCATCCTGCTGATGCTGGGCATCGGCGCGTCCATGCCCGCCGAGCGGGTGATGGAGCCGCGCACGCTGCTGGTGCTGTTCCTGGGCCTGGCCGCCTTCAGCTTCGGCACGGCCGGCGGCGTGCTTTTCGGCAAGATCATGGCCAAGTTCAGCAAGGATCCGTTCAACCCCATGCTGGGCGCGGCCGGCGTTTCGGCGGTGCCCATGAGCGCGCGCATCGTGCATAACATGGGCCAGGAGGCCAACAAGCGCAACTTCCTGCTCATGCACGCCATGGGCCCCAACGTGGCCGGCGTCATCGGCTCGGCCGTGGCCGGCGGTTATTTCCTGGGCCTGTTCATCGATTTCTGA
- a CDS encoding TlpA family protein disulfide reductase — translation MKRKNLIALAAAFVLTALLAAAGFAAERDGLITAGEQAPELKFQAALDAQGKKYLGLGGDAATFGLADVKADVLVLEMFGLYCLHCRAEAPKVKTAFDLLTKDGLADKVKFLGVGVKNSAFEVQAFRTQLKVPFPGAPDPDMAVTKNLGVMATPTFVVLKLENGGGKVLFTQVGDIGDPAAFVQKIKAAAAL, via the coding sequence ATGAAGCGCAAAAATCTCATCGCATTGGCCGCGGCGTTTGTCTTGACGGCCCTGTTGGCCGCGGCCGGTTTCGCCGCCGAGCGTGACGGGTTGATCACCGCCGGCGAGCAGGCGCCCGAGCTGAAGTTCCAGGCGGCCCTGGACGCCCAAGGCAAGAAATACCTGGGCCTAGGCGGCGACGCCGCCACCTTCGGCCTGGCCGACGTCAAGGCCGACGTGCTGGTGCTGGAGATGTTCGGGCTCTACTGCCTGCATTGCCGGGCCGAGGCCCCCAAGGTCAAGACGGCCTTCGATCTGCTGACCAAGGACGGCCTGGCCGACAAGGTCAAGTTCCTGGGCGTGGGCGTCAAAAACAGCGCTTTTGAGGTGCAGGCCTTCCGCACCCAACTCAAGGTGCCCTTCCCCGGCGCGCCCGACCCGGATATGGCCGTGACCAAGAACCTGGGCGTCATGGCCACGCCAACCTTTGTCGTGTTGAAACTGGAAAACGGCGGCGGCAAGGTGCTCTTCACCCAGGTCGGCGACATCGGCGACCCCGCGGCCTTCGTGCAGAAGATCAAGGCCGCCGCGGCCCTTTGA
- a CDS encoding FAD binding domain-containing protein: protein MAEQRFSHHQPANLEALLDLMARFRTDVLVMAGGTDLVPAMREGRLTAANVVSVSRVGGLNHISYYDSDGLVVGATSKVAEVAAHPDVRRHYPALAQACDQMATPQVRNMATVAGNLAGASPAADCAAPLLVHGASLVLVERGGRRQVPLAKFFTGPGQTVREPMEVIEAIRVPAPPKRCGSCYLRLTPTGRADRLALGLAGLVSLDAAGNIIRARLAISAAGPTPLRAIEAENMLEGMPPEQSLLARAAAACVRAVSPVDDHLASAFYRRMMTQVLARRVLAACLELARRDDR from the coding sequence ATGGCCGAGCAACGTTTCAGCCACCACCAGCCAGCCAACCTGGAGGCCCTGCTGGATCTGATGGCCCGTTTTCGCACCGACGTGCTGGTCATGGCCGGCGGGACGGACCTCGTTCCGGCCATGCGCGAGGGACGCCTGACGGCGGCCAACGTGGTCAGCGTCAGTCGTGTGGGCGGGCTGAACCACATTTCTTATTATGACTCCGACGGTTTGGTCGTCGGCGCGACCTCCAAGGTCGCCGAGGTGGCGGCCCACCCCGACGTGCGGCGGCATTATCCGGCCCTGGCCCAGGCCTGCGACCAGATGGCCACGCCCCAGGTGCGCAACATGGCCACCGTGGCCGGAAACTTGGCCGGGGCCTCGCCGGCGGCCGACTGCGCCGCCCCGCTTTTGGTCCACGGGGCCAGCCTGGTTTTGGTCGAGCGCGGCGGCAGGCGGCAGGTGCCGCTGGCCAAGTTCTTCACCGGCCCCGGCCAGACCGTGCGCGAGCCCATGGAGGTCATCGAGGCCATCCGCGTGCCCGCGCCGCCCAAGCGCTGCGGTTCGTGCTACCTGCGCCTGACCCCCACCGGCCGCGCCGACCGCCTGGCCCTGGGCCTGGCCGGACTGGTCAGCCTGGACGCGGCCGGCAACATCATCCGCGCGCGTCTGGCCATCTCGGCGGCCGGCCCCACGCCCCTGCGCGCCATCGAGGCTGAAAACATGCTGGAGGGCATGCCCCCCGAGCAGAGTCTGCTGGCCAGGGCGGCCGCGGCCTGCGTGCGGGCCGTCAGCCCGGTCGACGACCACCTGGCCTCGGCCTTTTATCGCAGAATGATGACCCAGGTTCTGGCCCGGCGCGTGCTGGCGGCCTGCCTGGAATTGGCCCGGAGGGATGACCGATGA
- a CDS encoding MauE/DoxX family redox-associated membrane protein, whose protein sequence is MNIMINSISLLSRLALAAVFFMASLDKVWNPAAFAQATATYDLLPIWAVNTFSAVLAWLELFLAVMLTVGFWIRPAALWSAYLMAVFTGLMIWSGMVGAVHDCGCFPGMDSQVGYKDAVRDLLIMLPALWLLWKPGQWLAVDDYLARR, encoded by the coding sequence ATGAATATAATGATCAACTCCATCTCGCTGTTAAGCAGGCTGGCTCTGGCGGCGGTCTTTTTCATGGCCAGCCTGGATAAAGTCTGGAACCCGGCGGCCTTTGCCCAGGCCACGGCCACCTACGACCTTTTGCCCATCTGGGCGGTCAACACCTTCAGCGCCGTGCTGGCCTGGCTGGAGCTTTTTCTGGCCGTGATGCTCACGGTGGGCTTTTGGATCAGGCCGGCGGCGCTGTGGTCGGCCTACCTGATGGCCGTGTTCACCGGCCTGATGATCTGGTCGGGCATGGTCGGCGCGGTGCACGACTGCGGCTGCTTCCCCGGCATGGACAGCCAGGTCGGCTACAAGGACGCCGTGCGCGACCTGCTCATCATGCTGCCGGCCCTGTGGTTGCTCTGGAAGCCCGGCCAGTGGCTGGCCGTCGACGATTACCTGGCCCGCCGCTGA
- a CDS encoding ABC transporter permease — MVGVADIGPVQLALAVGFVLLAGGVSLALGLGLARDVFWGTARTFAQLFLMGYLLVYIFRLDAPLLVLAVFGAMIFFAARIVVGRVKGKGPKVFGPVLGSMLLSYMVVTYLVTAVVVEAEPWWQPRYFIPLGGMVVGNSMNATALALERLFGEVARRRNEIEAWLGLGATPAEATAEIFAASVRAGMIPSINSMMGVGVVFLPGMMTGQILAGADPLVSIKYQIVVMLMLVGSTTISSVLGVYLARRRLFNAADQLI; from the coding sequence ATGGTCGGAGTAGCCGACATCGGCCCGGTGCAACTGGCCTTGGCCGTGGGCTTCGTGTTGTTGGCCGGCGGCGTGAGCCTGGCCCTGGGGCTGGGCCTGGCGCGCGATGTGTTTTGGGGCACGGCGCGCACGTTCGCCCAGCTTTTTTTGATGGGCTATCTGCTGGTTTACATCTTCCGGCTGGACGCGCCGCTGTTGGTGCTGGCGGTGTTTGGCGCGATGATCTTTTTCGCCGCGCGCATCGTGGTGGGCCGGGTGAAAGGCAAGGGCCCCAAGGTCTTCGGGCCGGTGCTGGGCTCGATGCTGCTGAGCTACATGGTGGTGACCTACCTGGTCACGGCCGTGGTGGTGGAGGCCGAACCCTGGTGGCAGCCGCGCTACTTCATCCCGTTGGGCGGCATGGTGGTGGGCAACTCGATGAACGCCACGGCCCTGGCCCTGGAGCGGCTCTTCGGCGAGGTCGCCCGCCGCCGCAACGAGATCGAGGCATGGCTCGGCCTGGGCGCGACCCCGGCCGAGGCCACGGCCGAAATCTTCGCCGCCAGCGTGCGCGCCGGCATGATCCCCAGCATCAATTCGATGATGGGCGTGGGCGTGGTCTTTCTGCCGGGCATGATGACCGGCCAGATCCTGGCCGGGGCCGATCCGCTGGTCAGCATCAAGTATCAGATCGTGGTCATGCTGATGCTGGTGGGTTCGACGACCATCAGCAGCGTGCTGGGGGTTTACCTGGCCCGGCGGCGGCTGTTCAACGCCGCCGATCAGTTGATCTGA
- a CDS encoding SpoIIAA family protein gives MLEIMPQSSGNIVAVHVTGALNLEQDKYKIFEGVAQASHQTGKFRILLDFDEDIKGMTMTEAIEMASFVIEQQGQLEKVALVGRPEWASSFADYLGLATNVKFKYFQHGLLPQALEWLRA, from the coding sequence ATGTTGGAGATAATGCCGCAGAGTTCGGGCAACATCGTGGCCGTGCACGTCACGGGCGCATTGAATCTGGAACAGGACAAATACAAGATCTTCGAGGGCGTGGCCCAAGCCTCCCATCAGACCGGCAAATTCCGCATCTTGCTGGACTTCGACGAAGACATCAAGGGCATGACCATGACCGAGGCCATCGAGATGGCCAGTTTCGTCATCGAACAGCAAGGCCAGCTCGAAAAGGTCGCCCTGGTCGGCCGGCCGGAGTGGGCCTCGTCCTTCGCCGACTACCTTGGCCTGGCCACCAACGTTAAATTCAAGTATTTTCAACACGGCCTGCTGCCTCAGGCCCTGGAGTGGCTACGCGCCTGA
- a CDS encoding TAXI family TRAP transporter solute-binding subunit gives MPRQTALKACLSLMAVALLCLAGAARAQDDPRVLIFATGPTVTKDFAIGRNMATLWSLNMAQENNLQCKAVTTMGSEDNLSMLKLRKADLAVLERLVATTARDGVALYAGAPFGQLRAICKLWPNVENFVGLRGAATGGNILDIKGRIVSAGSPGNGEYSTMAILGALGVHRDDLQLRFLDPFESYKALVAGQIEAASIADGPASYCVQQVLANKDLNPVYLQFSAEQVAAVNANSPYKGWRMEIAPNTYPGQTEALFTLAQDNYLVCRADLDAEVVYLLAKVFFEKYSQWGSGLGVPPEVLTDAKLAVADLALPLHEGAYKFFKEQGVSVPAQAMPPELAPDQPAAAPQAKAQDDPSGE, from the coding sequence ATGCCTCGTCAAACAGCCCTTAAAGCATGCCTGTCGCTGATGGCCGTGGCCCTGCTCTGCCTGGCCGGCGCGGCTCGGGCCCAGGACGACCCCAGGGTGCTCATCTTCGCCACCGGGCCCACCGTGACCAAGGACTTCGCCATCGGCCGCAACATGGCTACGCTCTGGTCACTGAACATGGCCCAGGAAAACAACCTGCAATGCAAGGCCGTCACCACCATGGGCAGCGAGGACAACCTGAGCATGCTCAAGCTGCGCAAGGCCGACCTGGCCGTGCTCGAGCGGCTGGTGGCCACCACGGCCCGCGACGGCGTGGCGCTCTACGCCGGCGCGCCCTTTGGCCAGTTGCGCGCCATCTGCAAGCTGTGGCCCAACGTGGAAAACTTCGTCGGCCTGCGTGGCGCGGCGACCGGCGGCAACATCCTCGACATCAAGGGCCGGATCGTCTCGGCCGGCTCGCCCGGCAATGGCGAATACTCCACCATGGCCATCCTGGGGGCGCTGGGCGTCCACCGCGATGACCTGCAACTGCGTTTCCTGGACCCCTTCGAATCATACAAAGCCCTGGTCGCCGGGCAGATCGAGGCCGCCAGCATCGCCGACGGCCCGGCCTCGTATTGCGTCCAGCAGGTGCTGGCCAACAAAGACCTCAACCCGGTCTACCTGCAGTTTTCGGCCGAACAGGTCGCGGCGGTCAACGCCAACTCGCCCTACAAAGGCTGGCGCATGGAGATAGCGCCCAACACCTATCCAGGGCAAACCGAGGCGCTGTTCACCCTGGCCCAGGACAACTACCTGGTCTGCCGGGCTGATTTGGACGCGGAAGTCGTATACCTGCTGGCCAAGGTATTTTTTGAAAAATACAGCCAGTGGGGCAGCGGCTTGGGTGTCCCGCCCGAGGTGCTCACCGACGCCAAGTTGGCCGTGGCCGACCTGGCCCTGCCCTTGCACGAAGGGGCCTACAAGTTTTTCAAGGAGCAGGGCGTGAGCGTGCCGGCCCAGGCCATGCCGCCCGAGTTGGCCCCGGATCAACCAGCCGCCGCGCCCCAGGCCAAGGCCCAGGACGACCCGTCAGGAGAATGA
- a CDS encoding xanthine dehydrogenase family protein molybdopterin-binding subunit has product MIVFANDGGAASRQALTGGAALTADLTLPGMLHCALARATEPRAVLGALNLDEIKKLPGVLAAVAAAPSLPTAVEYAGQIVAAVCAQTPAAAQRAAERVKATMEPQTPLLQAEAAFDESAPMARAGGNVAGRGVSEHGDVEGALSRAHQVVMARFDLPAWSLAGLEPAAFVAAPEGGGVRLWANRGQAFAVREALTSALGLTPARLRVLAMGQVPAGAVELEAARLVCQLALECGRPVKLVLPLADDVAAGCRLPACVALGRAGVDAKGRLLALDLDVIIDGGATQSAPADLISLLGAHPYDLADWRFRVRQVFTNTPPALLAPAACAGAMTMAVEGLLGEAARQLGLDPLEARMQSAPADGALRKCLTKAGQALKDLAADGGPGRGVGLACFAWPAQPAAPTAQLCRVERLADGSVNLFAAAGRPTMLAQEAARALNVAPAEVRVVVGDTALCPQPPAGLMLGEAVMAQAVAQACAAGDQRGVGPTPAPCVGALAAAAEVDAETGQVRAVELRAVVGAGRPDAPSVMAMNQAGVGRALLAGLVWRAGRPVDAHAYRLPSSIDCPRQSVEWLAETDPSGELGRGPALAVAPALAAAVAQACGAVCGSLPITPEGVLRALGRIR; this is encoded by the coding sequence ATGATCGTTTTCGCCAATGACGGCGGCGCGGCGAGCCGGCAGGCCCTGACCGGCGGCGCGGCCCTGACCGCCGATTTGACCTTGCCGGGCATGCTGCACTGCGCCCTGGCCCGGGCCACCGAGCCCAGGGCCGTCCTCGGCGCCTTGAACCTGGATGAAATCAAAAAGCTGCCCGGCGTGCTGGCGGCCGTCGCCGCCGCGCCAAGCCTGCCGACGGCGGTGGAATACGCCGGCCAGATCGTGGCCGCCGTCTGCGCCCAGACCCCCGCGGCCGCCCAGCGGGCCGCCGAGCGCGTCAAGGCGACCATGGAGCCCCAAACGCCGCTTTTGCAGGCCGAGGCCGCCTTTGACGAATCCGCGCCCATGGCCCGGGCCGGCGGCAATGTGGCGGGTAGGGGCGTCAGTGAGCACGGCGACGTGGAGGGGGCCCTGTCCAGGGCTCATCAGGTGGTCATGGCCCGCTTCGATCTGCCGGCCTGGAGTCTGGCCGGTTTGGAGCCGGCGGCTTTCGTGGCCGCGCCCGAGGGCGGCGGGGTTCGCCTGTGGGCCAACCGCGGCCAGGCCTTTGCCGTGCGCGAGGCCCTGACGTCGGCCCTGGGCCTGACCCCGGCCCGGCTGCGCGTGCTGGCCATGGGCCAGGTTCCGGCCGGAGCCGTGGAACTGGAGGCGGCGCGCCTGGTCTGCCAACTGGCCCTGGAATGCGGCCGGCCGGTCAAGCTGGTCTTGCCCCTGGCCGACGACGTGGCCGCCGGCTGCCGGCTGCCCGCTTGCGTGGCCCTGGGCCGGGCCGGCGTCGACGCCAAGGGCCGCCTGCTGGCCCTGGACCTGGACGTGATCATCGACGGCGGCGCGACCCAGAGCGCCCCGGCCGACCTGATTTCCCTGCTGGGCGCGCACCCCTACGACTTGGCCGACTGGCGCTTTCGTGTCCGCCAGGTCTTCACCAACACGCCGCCGGCCCTGCTGGCTCCGGCCGCCTGCGCCGGGGCCATGACCATGGCCGTGGAAGGCCTGCTGGGCGAGGCCGCCCGCCAACTGGGCCTGGACCCGCTGGAGGCGCGCATGCAGAGCGCCCCGGCCGACGGGGCGTTGCGAAAATGCCTGACCAAGGCCGGCCAGGCCCTGAAGGACCTGGCGGCGGACGGCGGCCCTGGGCGCGGCGTGGGTTTGGCCTGCTTTGCCTGGCCGGCCCAGCCGGCCGCGCCAACGGCCCAACTGTGCCGCGTCGAGCGCTTGGCCGATGGCTCGGTGAACCTGTTCGCCGCCGCCGGCCGGCCGACCATGCTGGCCCAGGAGGCCGCCCGCGCCCTGAACGTGGCCCCGGCGGAGGTGCGCGTGGTGGTGGGCGATACGGCCCTGTGCCCCCAGCCGCCGGCCGGGTTGATGCTTGGCGAGGCGGTCATGGCCCAGGCCGTGGCCCAGGCCTGCGCGGCGGGCGATCAACGCGGCGTGGGCCCGACGCCAGCCCCCTGCGTGGGCGCGTTGGCGGCGGCGGCGGAAGTCGACGCCGAGACGGGCCAGGTTCGCGCGGTCGAACTGCGCGCCGTGGTCGGGGCGGGCCGGCCAGACGCGCCATCGGTGATGGCCATGAACCAGGCCGGCGTGGGCCGGGCGCTTTTGGCCGGATTGGTCTGGCGCGCGGGCCGGCCCGTCGACGCCCACGCCTATCGCCTGCCGTCGTCCATCGATTGCCCGCGCCAGAGCGTGGAGTGGCTGGCCGAGACCGACCCGTCCGGCGAGTTGGGACGCGGCCCGGCCTTGGCCGTGGCCCCGGCCTTGGCCGCGGCGGTGGCCCAGGCCTGCGGCGCGGTCTGCGGGAGCTTGCCCATCACGCCCGAGGGCGTCCTGCGCGCCCTGGGCCGCATTCGCTGA